In Choloepus didactylus isolate mChoDid1 chromosome X, mChoDid1.pri, whole genome shotgun sequence, a genomic segment contains:
- the ZNF275 gene encoding zinc finger protein 275, protein MSHPCVSLLAPPAPQGLTLPQDGAPGYQVLTAPVEMLEAQDSVTFDDVTLYLTKKEWLRPEPEQRTLEYYGNVTSVGVPALNPALVSHLAPGQVLLVSEPPLQVDEAERSESVSVTHQKTIGEDTQPQEMASTSSPRTGDPSPEVTQNGGSVGRSGSLQDVPVEHHFACKECGDAFRLKVLLVQHQRIHSEEKGWQCGDCGQIFRGVSAFNEHRKIHAVVEPRPGPSRAPEEAVEKGEQLEREAKPFKCEECGKRFKKNAGLSQHLRVHSREKPFDCTKCGRSFKVSAQLFRHQKLHTMAAKPFACEVCSRDFLDCQELLKHQQTHPGHLPLNGDDRSKSFRGVLGLAEHQCVHSGAKPYGCTQCSKLFRRSSELTKHRRVHTGEKPYECPQCGKAFRQSSSLLEHQRTHIGERPYECGECGKAFRGPSDLVKHRRIHSGLKPYECDSCGKAFRRSSGLSRHRRTHSGARRCECTECGRVFKRRSALQKHQPTHG, encoded by the exons ATGAGTCATCCCTGCGTGTCTCTTCTGG ctCCGCCTGCTCCCCAAGGCCTTACCCTTCCCCAGGACGGAGCCCCAGGATACCAGGTCCTCACAGCCCCCGTTGAGATGCTGGAGGCCCAG GATTCAGTGACATTTGACGATGTGACACTGTACCTCACCAAAAAGGAGTGGTTGAGGCCGGAGCCAGAGCAGAGGACGCTGGAGTATTATGGGAATGTGACCTCCGTGG GTGTTCCCGCGTTGAATCCTGCACTGGTCTCTCACCTGGCCCCAGGACAGGTGCTGCTGGTGTCAGAGCCACCCCTCCAGGTGGATGAAGCCGAGCGGTCAG AAAGTGTCTCGGTGACCCACCAGAAGACTATCGGAGAAGACACCCAGCCCCAGGAGATGGCATCCACAAGCTCCCCCAGGACTGGTGACCCCAGCCCCGAGGTCACACAGAATGGGGGGTCGGTGGGGCGGTCGGGGAGCCTGCAAGATGTGCCTGTCGAGCATCACTTTGCGTGCAAAGAGTGTGGAGACGCCTTTAGGCTGAAAGTCCTCCTTGTCCAGCACCAGAGGATTCACAGTGAGGAGAAGGGCTGGCAATGTGGCGATTGTGGGCAGATCTTCAGGGGGGTCTCGGCGTTTAACGAGCACAGGAAAATTCACGCGGTGGTGGAGCCTCGGCCTGGCCCGAGCCGGGCCCCGGAAGAGGCCGTGGAGAAGGGGGAGCAGCTGGAGAGGGAGGCAAAGCCCTTTAAGTGCGAGGAGTGCGGGAAGAGGTTCAAGAAGAACGCGGGCCTGAGCCAGCACCTACGGGTGCACAGCCGAGAGAAGCCCTTCGACTGCACCAAGTGTGGGCGCTCCTTCAAAGTCAGTGCCCAGCTCTTCCGGCATCAGAAGCTCCACACGATGGCGGCCAAGCCCTTCGCCTGCGAGGTCTGCAGCAGGGATTTCCTGGACTGCCAGGAGCTCCTCAAACACCAGCAGACCCACCCCGGCCACCTGCCCCTCAACGGCGACGACCGCAGCAAGTCCTTCCGGGGGGTCCTCGGGCTGGCCGAGCACCAGTGCGTCCACAGCGGGGCCAAGCCGTACGGCTGCACCCAGTGCAGCAAGCTGTTCCGGCGGAGCTCCGAGCTCACCAAGCACCGGCGGGTGCACACGGGCGAGAAGCCCTACGAGTGCCCGCAGTGTGGCAAGGCCTTCCGGCAGAGCTCCAGCCTCCTGGAGCACCAGCGCACGCACATCGGGGAGAGGCCCTACGAGTGCGGGGAGTGCGGCAAGGCCTTCAGGGGCCCCTCCGACCTCGTCAAGCACCGGCGGATCCACAGCGGACTGAAGCCCTACGAGTGTGACAGCTGCGGGAAGGCCTTCCGGAGGAGCTCCGGCCTCAGTCGCCACCGCAGGACCCACAGCGGGGCCCGGCGCTGCGAGTGCACCGAGTGCGGCCGCGTCTTCAAGAGGCGATCCGCTCTGCAGAAGCATCAGCCCACCCACGGGTAG